The Leptospira sp. WS39.C2 genome contains a region encoding:
- a CDS encoding U32 family peptidase C-terminal domain-containing protein gives MNSFRNIPELLLPAGNLDKLKIAYLYGADAVYCGVPRYSLRARENEFSMEDLQTAVSIAKNLNKKIYFTVNNIPRNSKLGSFHKYLDQMVILKPDALIMADPGLIHLTKKAYPNLEIHISVQANTMNYAAVEFWKEYGAKRVILSREVSIPEIKVIKEKVPDMEIEVFVHGSICIAHSGRCFMSNYFKNRDANQGSCNNACRDLYKVYVTNPKQNDAPMELISDDEGTYLMNSKDLRAIEFLKDLCDAGVDSIKVEGRTKNDFYVGMVARSYRKTLDGISRGENFDRKWMDELDKLSSRKYFSGFLTRGLEERVPIEEQNFQNNEFGTSLQKTHHYVGLVKEYSATTNCIMIEVKNKIEKGDVLEVINPKSDEVNSFIVDEMYYKNQMIGVVSGGIGTVEIKIPFETTMNCFLTKKINPNRLSEN, from the coding sequence TTGCTTATTTGTATGGAGCCGATGCCGTTTATTGTGGTGTGCCACGGTATTCATTACGTGCACGAGAAAATGAATTTTCAATGGAAGATTTACAAACAGCAGTTAGTATTGCAAAGAATCTAAATAAAAAAATATATTTTACTGTGAATAATATTCCACGTAATTCGAAATTAGGTTCATTTCATAAATATTTAGACCAAATGGTAATTCTAAAACCTGATGCATTGATTATGGCAGATCCAGGCCTAATCCATTTAACAAAAAAAGCATATCCAAATTTAGAAATTCATATCTCCGTACAAGCGAACACAATGAACTATGCTGCTGTGGAATTTTGGAAAGAATACGGTGCCAAAAGAGTGATATTGTCGAGAGAAGTATCCATTCCAGAGATTAAAGTGATCAAAGAAAAAGTGCCAGATATGGAAATTGAAGTTTTTGTTCATGGCTCCATTTGTATTGCACATAGTGGTAGATGTTTTATGAGTAACTATTTTAAAAATCGCGATGCCAACCAGGGCTCTTGTAACAATGCATGCCGAGATTTATACAAAGTGTATGTAACAAATCCAAAACAAAACGATGCACCAATGGAATTGATCTCAGATGATGAAGGTACTTACTTAATGAATTCTAAGGATTTACGTGCGATTGAATTTTTAAAGGACTTATGTGACGCTGGAGTTGATTCTATAAAAGTAGAAGGTCGCACAAAAAATGATTTTTATGTCGGGATGGTAGCAAGGAGTTATAGGAAAACATTAGATGGAATTTCTCGTGGAGAAAATTTTGATCGAAAATGGATGGACGAGTTAGATAAACTTTCTTCGCGAAAGTATTTCTCCGGATTTTTGACAAGGGGCCTAGAAGAGCGAGTACCAATAGAAGAACAAAATTTCCAAAACAATGAGTTTGGCACTAGTCTACAAAAAACACACCATTATGTAGGATTAGTGAAAGAATATTCAGCAACAACAAATTGTATCATGATCGAAGTGAAAAATAAAATTGAAAAAGGTGATGTGTTAGAAGTGATCAATCCCAAGTCGGATGAAGTAAATTCATTTATCGTGGATGAAATGTATTATAAAAACCAAATGATTGGAGTTGTGAGTGGTGGCATAGGTACTGTTGAAATCAAAATTCCATTTGAAACCACAATGAATTGTTTCTTAACGAAAAAAATAAATCCAAACCGTTTATCTGAAAATTAA
- a CDS encoding DUF4349 domain-containing protein has product MKKINLFILPLIFLFILDCGKESQEETQSFVSDEMKISGDSREKKMSPSAPAFEESAEQVPQTKENVLGPVFLPMPINQERLLEFQINLSYLTMDLAKTRKDFLMFVSKYGYIENSNAINADSPFMNVKIHIKSEKLYEALLELDTYGTLLSEDITTIDHTEGMVWEKIKTNREKIRYQRRLSANGQTTSNSKNWTSIEESITNSENGLDESELQIWKINDKVKWATLNVSFNVPTPSDKIIIPHYQNALIGITNLFLELTYLLVWMIPIFLLIAILYKPGKKMIHWIRQKI; this is encoded by the coding sequence GTGAAAAAAATTAACTTATTTATCCTTCCTCTTATTTTTTTGTTCATTTTGGATTGCGGAAAAGAATCACAAGAAGAAACACAATCATTCGTTTCTGACGAAATGAAAATTTCTGGCGACTCTCGCGAGAAAAAAATGTCCCCAAGTGCTCCTGCATTTGAAGAAAGTGCAGAACAAGTACCACAAACGAAAGAAAATGTTTTGGGTCCAGTTTTCCTTCCTATGCCAATCAACCAAGAGCGACTTCTGGAATTCCAAATAAACTTGAGTTATTTAACCATGGATTTGGCCAAAACAAGAAAAGATTTTTTGATGTTTGTTTCTAAATATGGTTATATTGAAAATAGTAATGCCATCAATGCTGATTCCCCATTTATGAATGTAAAAATTCATATCAAATCGGAAAAATTATATGAAGCACTTTTGGAATTAGATACCTACGGTACATTGTTAAGTGAAGATATCACAACAATTGATCATACGGAAGGTATGGTTTGGGAAAAAATTAAAACAAATCGAGAAAAAATTCGATACCAAAGAAGGTTATCGGCGAATGGCCAAACAACGAGTAACTCTAAAAATTGGACCTCTATCGAAGAGTCCATTACAAATAGCGAAAATGGTTTAGACGAATCCGAATTACAAATATGGAAAATCAATGATAAGGTAAAATGGGCAACTTTGAATGTCAGTTTTAATGTTCCCACTCCTTCTGACAAAATCATAATTCCCCATTACCAAAACGCTTTGATTGGTATCACCAATTTATTTTTAGAACTCACTTATCTTTTGGTTTGGATGATCCCCATTTTTCTATTGATTGCCATTTTATACAAACCAGGAAAAAAAATGATTCATTGGATTCGTCAAAAGATTTAA
- a CDS encoding response regulator: MIKILLIEDEPGIQETIQIALEADGFFVTIAPTGNEGLQTLTNEYSLVLLDIGLPDQTGFEVLKAIRQKFQTPVIFLTARNAEIDKVLGLEIGADDYIVKPFSPRELLARIRAILRRTQNPMNSEQNSNKRIRISLDKKLIYFNGKTLNFSPYEYKTMELFFKWPGRIFTREEIMDNVWSEPEDSFDRAVDTVIKNIRARFKEVDSNFDPIETRRGQGYGLKETI; the protein is encoded by the coding sequence ATGATCAAAATTTTACTCATCGAGGATGAACCGGGAATCCAAGAGACCATCCAAATCGCTTTGGAAGCTGATGGATTTTTTGTGACAATCGCTCCGACTGGAAACGAAGGTTTACAAACATTAACCAATGAATATTCACTTGTACTTTTAGACATTGGTTTGCCTGACCAAACTGGTTTTGAAGTTTTAAAGGCTATACGTCAAAAATTCCAAACACCAGTGATATTTTTGACAGCTCGTAATGCAGAAATTGATAAAGTATTAGGCTTAGAAATTGGTGCTGATGATTATATTGTAAAACCATTTAGTCCAAGAGAACTTTTGGCTAGGATACGAGCTATCTTAAGAAGAACTCAAAACCCAATGAATTCGGAACAAAATTCAAATAAACGGATCCGAATTTCCTTGGATAAAAAACTCATTTATTTTAATGGAAAAACATTAAATTTCTCACCTTACGAATACAAAACGATGGAATTGTTTTTTAAATGGCCAGGACGTATTTTTACGCGAGAAGAAATTATGGACAATGTTTGGTCAGAACCTGAAGATAGTTTTGATCGTGCTGTTGATACTGTTATTAAAAACATCAGAGCAAGATTCAAAGAAGTTGATTCAAATTTTGATCCAATCGAAACGAGAAGAGGACAAGGATACGGTTTAAAAGAGACAATATGA
- the creC gene encoding two-component system sensor histidine kinase CreC encodes MVTNYFQFFFILTIGFYYLIDKTEESIRPRYMETIEESLNDTTHVLSAIVEEKLKTNPRDRFHLKELVQQIFRFPFENVHKRTFEAKIYSLLKSNADIQMYVTDEKGIVIFDSEKYREGLDYSKYNDVYLTLKGKYGVRSSKMSDSEKEGALFIASPIRYESDIIGVLTVVKPKIGVIPFIEEAKNKFWRICLLVASSIAIVFSLLAYISFRPILRLSQYVNSLRNKDKKPFPKLGIKELNDLGKEVDQLVLELEGKKYVESYVQTLTHEIKSPLSSILASVELIQTHPKEIDRLAKTIDAEGKRIQKLIDQLLELSSIEGKNSIELNDTIELIPFLEEVIMRFAIELERKSLQITRVFPATPVLIKGNGYYLQMVFENLFRNSIEFANTNDNITVEVETTNPLLTKFVIRDQGQTIPDFALPKITEKFFSLPRPASNRKSSGLGLSIVKEILDLHQSEMKIQNLNPKGVEVSIFFAKL; translated from the coding sequence TTGGTTACGAATTATTTTCAGTTTTTTTTTATCTTAACAATCGGATTTTATTATTTAATCGATAAAACAGAAGAATCAATTCGCCCTCGTTACATGGAAACGATTGAAGAATCGTTAAATGATACAACGCATGTTCTTTCCGCAATCGTGGAAGAAAAATTGAAAACAAACCCAAGGGATAGATTTCATTTAAAAGAACTTGTACAACAGATATTCCGGTTTCCTTTTGAAAATGTTCACAAACGTACATTTGAAGCAAAAATATATTCCTTATTAAAGTCAAATGCTGACATCCAAATGTATGTGACGGATGAAAAGGGAATTGTCATTTTTGACTCTGAAAAGTATCGTGAAGGACTTGATTATTCGAAGTATAATGATGTTTATTTAACTTTAAAAGGTAAATACGGTGTCAGATCAAGTAAGATGTCTGATTCAGAAAAGGAAGGAGCATTGTTCATTGCTTCGCCGATCCGATATGAATCAGACATCATCGGTGTATTAACTGTAGTTAAACCAAAAATTGGTGTAATTCCATTCATCGAGGAAGCAAAAAATAAGTTCTGGCGAATTTGTTTGTTAGTTGCATCATCTATTGCCATAGTATTTAGCTTACTTGCTTATATAAGTTTTCGTCCCATTCTAAGATTGTCCCAGTATGTAAATTCACTCAGAAATAAAGATAAAAAACCATTTCCTAAGTTGGGGATCAAAGAATTAAATGATTTAGGGAAAGAAGTGGATCAACTTGTACTTGAGTTAGAAGGAAAAAAATATGTCGAGTCTTACGTCCAAACATTAACACATGAAATTAAAAGTCCATTGTCTTCCATACTTGCATCAGTTGAATTGATCCAAACACATCCAAAAGAAATTGATAGATTAGCAAAAACTATAGATGCGGAAGGAAAACGTATCCAAAAATTAATCGATCAATTATTGGAACTTTCATCCATAGAAGGGAAAAACTCTATTGAATTAAATGATACAATTGAATTGATTCCATTTTTGGAAGAAGTAATCATGAGGTTTGCTATTGAATTGGAAAGAAAATCACTCCAGATAACACGTGTTTTTCCAGCTACACCAGTTTTAATCAAAGGAAACGGATATTACTTACAAATGGTCTTCGAAAATTTATTTCGTAATTCCATTGAATTTGCAAATACAAATGACAATATCACAGTGGAAGTGGAAACTACCAATCCATTATTGACAAAATTTGTGATTAGGGACCAAGGGCAAACCATTCCAGATTTTGCATTACCTAAAATTACTGAGAAATTCTTTTCTTTACCAAGACCGGCAAGTAATCGTAAAAGTTCAGGACTAGGTCTAAGCATTGTTAAGGAAATATTAGATTTACACCAATCAGAAATGAAGATTCAAAACTTAAATCCGAAAGGAGTTGAGGTGAGTATTTTTTTCGCAAAACTGTAA
- the creD gene encoding cell envelope integrity protein CreD, whose translation MSKLISSVNVRLLILGVMVILFIIPLSMVGSLIDERNQSRLNAVSEVGEKWSQNQTLLGPILVIPYNIRIPKSGNSQSKEKWDYITEYAYFLPEELSYQVGMNTEERKRGIYQIPLYTNKIFAKGRFSAVRSSDFPLDTTYIYWDDARLVVSVSDLKGLGGDLKLTWNGKDKYFTPGTKSTFFPSGMSLPIQINENEGNGIFAMDVSLKGSESFSIIPIGKKTKMTMESNWKDPSFNGNLLPVDREIHETGFRSLWESSYFSRSYPQVIHSLDDSIVNSIYNSAFGVSLLIPVDHYFKLERSVKYGLLFIVTSFTLFFLMEVFGGIVLHPIQYILIGCAMIIFYVLNLSLSEHIGYFWAYLISSLAVTSLIGYYAMNVLENKKKGVITSGYYLTLYSFLYIILASEDQALLLGSITLFTILALVMHFTRKINWYQFGLNSQHQ comes from the coding sequence ATGAGTAAATTAATATCTTCCGTAAACGTACGACTTTTGATCCTCGGTGTGATGGTCATTTTATTTATCATTCCATTGTCAATGGTTGGTTCACTGATAGATGAGAGAAATCAGTCTCGATTGAATGCAGTCTCTGAGGTAGGTGAAAAATGGAGCCAAAATCAAACATTACTTGGGCCAATTCTTGTGATTCCATATAATATCAGAATTCCAAAATCAGGGAACTCACAATCAAAAGAAAAATGGGATTACATCACGGAGTATGCTTACTTTTTACCTGAAGAACTAAGTTACCAAGTGGGTATGAACACTGAAGAACGAAAACGAGGGATTTATCAGATTCCATTATATACAAATAAAATCTTTGCGAAAGGTAGATTTTCTGCTGTTCGTTCATCCGATTTTCCATTGGATACAACTTATATTTATTGGGATGATGCGAGGTTAGTGGTTTCTGTGTCCGACTTAAAAGGTTTAGGTGGTGATTTAAAATTAACTTGGAATGGGAAGGATAAATATTTTACTCCAGGTACAAAATCTACTTTTTTCCCTTCTGGAATGAGTTTACCAATCCAAATAAATGAAAACGAAGGAAATGGTATTTTCGCTATGGATGTATCCTTAAAAGGTTCAGAGTCATTTTCCATCATTCCTATCGGTAAAAAAACAAAAATGACAATGGAATCAAATTGGAAGGATCCATCCTTTAATGGTAATTTATTACCTGTAGACAGAGAAATTCATGAGACTGGATTCCGTTCTTTATGGGAATCCTCCTATTTTTCACGTTCTTATCCACAAGTGATCCATTCTTTAGATGACTCAATTGTGAATTCAATTTACAATTCAGCATTTGGAGTGAGTTTATTGATTCCGGTTGATCACTATTTTAAACTGGAACGATCAGTAAAGTATGGATTACTCTTTATTGTAACAAGTTTTACTTTGTTTTTTTTAATGGAAGTATTTGGAGGAATAGTTTTACATCCAATCCAATACATACTCATTGGATGCGCTATGATCATTTTTTATGTTTTGAACCTATCTTTATCAGAACATATAGGATATTTTTGGGCTTATTTGATTTCATCATTGGCTGTCACATCTCTCATCGGATATTATGCAATGAATGTATTGGAAAATAAGAAAAAAGGAGTTATCACAAGTGGATATTATCTAACTTTATATTCCTTTTTATATATCATTTTGGCATCAGAAGACCAAGCATTATTACTTGGTTCCATTACCTTGTTTACAATTTTGGCATTGGTGATGCACTTCACAAGAAAAATCAATTGGTATCAATTTGGTTTGAATTCACAACATCAATAA
- a CDS encoding ATP-binding protein — protein MSYFFRKIGAFSIVFIVYFISGKLSLYLSSIDGYSTPVWPPAGLALGFVLIFGNRIWIPLFLAAYLTNTHFTDPGFSWLKSISGNPQNILISFGNSISALFGGYLLKKYSDSKLNIFSVKDLLSFFVLAGPTAAIFSSVIGSTSLLIFDIIYKDFLFQTWFTWWLGDSIGIIIFTPILILTYKWILKEETGLRLILFSSATIGTFVLTITIFFVTRDWEKEFIRYRIKSDGQIISSEIENRIFENLRVVKSLGTFLSLQKNLTKKDFDTYAKSILDETESVSALSWNVLIPNSQRLLYESKLKLDYPHSIGINFKEGNVSKVSPLNEKYIFIRYIYPVVGNKSAIGYNVFSDPVRKEALLKAMESNNLEITGKVNLIQDSSDNSGFLVFYPIKSLDNEFGFATAVVKITSIIKKSLIGSDQNNLCVQILEGDINHTNEIYNRNCITSHEKIFSEFSHTYTTKIGSHLLTYKIVATKEYFDKNLTNASRFILIISSLLTGLLGILMLIILGKEKSIQEIVERRTFELEKANRVKSEFLANMSHEIRTPMNGVLGMLTLLEETNVDLEQKDYLDNAKKSVLSLLTIINDILDVSKLENHKLEIIPTETNVFKLCRDIQLLFQSDVIEKNLKLNLDFTIEDTNLHILVDENRIRQVLNNLISNSLKFTPSGIITLAVKLDPSKKFIEFCVHDTGIGISEENIKRLFDRFVQLEDARTKRFEGAGLGLYISKQLVNLMGGEIKVESILNIGSTFKFTIPFHQVAVPKQTVKRIESAETFNLKNINVLVAEDNLLNQKFVRKVLEKEKVNVTIASNGKETIQLLDASLVQETTKYDLILMDIQMPELDGLETTKRIRKRKDEYQKIPIIALTANNMDSQIQEYLENGMDDCVKKPIILSELLNSIYKIFSNSNLTKT, from the coding sequence ATGAGTTATTTTTTTCGGAAAATAGGTGCTTTTTCAATTGTTTTCATAGTTTATTTTATTTCAGGAAAACTTAGCTTATACCTTTCTTCGATTGATGGTTATAGTACACCGGTATGGCCACCTGCTGGACTCGCCCTTGGATTTGTTTTAATTTTTGGAAATAGAATCTGGATACCATTATTCTTAGCAGCATATCTGACCAATACACATTTTACTGATCCAGGTTTTAGTTGGTTAAAAAGTATTTCTGGAAATCCACAAAATATTCTTATATCTTTTGGAAATTCCATTTCGGCATTGTTTGGTGGTTATCTTTTAAAAAAATATTCAGATTCAAAACTCAATATATTTTCAGTAAAAGATTTATTATCCTTTTTTGTTTTAGCTGGTCCAACAGCTGCAATATTTTCATCAGTCATCGGAAGTACATCTTTATTAATATTTGATATTATTTATAAAGATTTTTTGTTTCAAACATGGTTTACCTGGTGGTTAGGTGATTCGATTGGAATCATTATATTTACACCTATTTTGATTTTAACATACAAATGGATATTAAAAGAAGAAACTGGATTACGATTGATTCTTTTTTCCTCTGCCACTATCGGAACTTTTGTTTTAACGATCACAATTTTTTTCGTAACTCGAGATTGGGAGAAAGAATTCATTCGGTATCGAATAAAATCTGATGGTCAAATTATATCCTCTGAAATAGAAAATCGAATTTTTGAAAACTTACGTGTAGTAAAATCTTTAGGAACTTTCTTATCTTTACAGAAAAATCTTACTAAAAAGGATTTTGATACGTATGCAAAATCAATTTTAGATGAAACGGAAAGTGTTTCTGCATTATCTTGGAATGTTTTGATCCCTAATTCCCAAAGATTATTATATGAATCAAAATTAAAATTAGATTATCCACATTCGATTGGAATCAATTTTAAAGAAGGAAATGTTTCAAAAGTTTCTCCTTTAAATGAAAAATATATTTTCATTCGTTATATTTATCCAGTGGTTGGAAACAAATCAGCAATTGGTTACAATGTATTTTCTGATCCAGTTCGAAAAGAAGCTTTGTTGAAAGCAATGGAATCCAATAATTTAGAGATTACTGGGAAAGTAAATTTAATCCAAGACAGTTCGGATAATTCGGGTTTTTTAGTATTTTATCCAATCAAAAGTCTTGATAACGAATTTGGATTTGCTACTGCAGTTGTCAAAATTACATCAATCATAAAAAAATCACTGATTGGTAGTGATCAAAATAATTTATGTGTTCAAATTCTTGAAGGTGATATAAATCATACAAACGAAATTTATAATCGTAATTGTATCACATCACATGAAAAAATATTTTCAGAATTTTCACATACGTATACTACCAAAATTGGTAGCCATCTTTTAACATATAAAATCGTTGCAACCAAAGAATATTTTGATAAAAACCTTACAAATGCATCTCGCTTTATTTTGATCATTTCCTCATTATTAACTGGTTTACTCGGGATTTTAATGCTTATCATTCTCGGAAAAGAGAAGAGCATCCAAGAGATTGTAGAAAGAAGAACTTTCGAATTAGAAAAAGCCAATCGCGTGAAATCAGAATTTCTTGCAAATATGAGTCATGAAATCCGCACTCCTATGAATGGAGTACTTGGGATGTTGACTTTGCTTGAGGAAACCAATGTTGATTTGGAACAAAAAGATTATTTAGATAATGCTAAAAAGTCAGTTTTATCTCTACTTACTATCATTAACGACATATTAGATGTTTCAAAGTTAGAAAATCATAAATTAGAAATTATACCTACTGAAACAAATGTTTTTAAACTTTGTCGGGATATCCAATTATTATTTCAATCGGATGTAATTGAAAAAAATTTAAAATTGAACCTTGATTTTACAATCGAAGATACCAATTTGCATATTCTAGTTGATGAAAATCGAATCAGGCAAGTTTTAAATAATTTAATAAGTAATTCACTTAAATTTACTCCAAGTGGTATTATTACCTTAGCGGTTAAATTAGATCCTAGTAAAAAGTTTATCGAGTTCTGTGTTCATGATACAGGAATCGGAATATCAGAAGAAAACATAAAAAGATTGTTTGATCGATTTGTGCAATTGGAAGATGCCAGAACAAAACGTTTCGAAGGTGCTGGTTTGGGATTGTACATTTCAAAACAATTGGTAAATTTGATGGGTGGTGAAATTAAAGTAGAAAGCATATTGAATATTGGATCTACTTTTAAATTTACAATACCTTTCCACCAAGTGGCAGTTCCAAAACAAACAGTCAAACGCATTGAATCGGCTGAAACTTTTAATTTAAAAAATATCAATGTACTTGTGGCAGAAGATAATCTTCTCAATCAAAAATTTGTGAGAAAAGTTTTAGAGAAAGAAAAAGTAAACGTAACAATTGCATCCAATGGAAAAGAAACGATCCAACTTTTAGATGCATCACTGGTCCAGGAAACAACAAAGTATGATTTGATTTTGATGGACATTCAAATGCCTGAACTAGATGGATTGGAAACAACGAAACGAATTAGAAAACGTAAAGACGAATACCAAAAAATCCCAATCATTGCACTCACTGCAAATAATATGGACTCTCAAATCCAAGAATACCTGGAAAATGGAATGGATGATTGTGTAAAAAAACCAATTATTTTGTCTGAATTACTCAATTCGATCTATAAAATATTTTCAAATTCAAATCTAACTAAAACGTAA
- a CDS encoding DUF4256 domain-containing protein has product MNQEKLLLILKKRFESNPDRHKGIKWEIVEKKLLAQPEAIKSLLKMEESGGEPDVVLFDKKNNTITFYDCSAETPAGRRSFCYDKDALQSRKEHKPKNNALDFAKAMGAKILNEEEYRYLQTLGEFDKKTSSWIETPNSIRKLGGALFCDYRYGTVFVYHNGAESYYAVRGFRCSITF; this is encoded by the coding sequence ATGAACCAAGAAAAACTACTACTCATATTAAAAAAACGGTTCGAATCGAATCCAGATCGTCACAAAGGAATTAAGTGGGAGATCGTAGAAAAAAAGCTTTTGGCTCAACCAGAAGCAATCAAATCCCTTCTCAAAATGGAGGAATCTGGAGGGGAACCGGACGTTGTGCTTTTTGATAAAAAAAATAATACAATCACATTCTATGATTGTTCCGCCGAAACACCCGCAGGAAGAAGGAGTTTCTGTTACGATAAAGATGCACTCCAATCAAGAAAAGAACACAAACCGAAAAACAATGCACTTGATTTTGCAAAAGCAATGGGTGCTAAAATTTTAAATGAAGAAGAGTATCGATATTTACAAACATTGGGTGAGTTTGATAAAAAAACTTCAAGTTGGATTGAAACACCAAACTCGATTAGAAAGTTAGGTGGTGCTCTTTTTTGCGACTATCGTTACGGAACAGTTTTTGTATACCATAATGGTGCCGAATCGTATTATGCAGTTCGTGGATTTCGCTGTTCCATTACGTTTTAG
- a CDS encoding beta-propeller fold lactonase family protein has translation MLNPIVQQLLFLEKDNKSQNYSLLWALLGNQNFSVELNRSWAGIRRGGSVQLQGQLFAYGQATDSTFLWSSSDPTVASVDASGLVQGIGNGKVSITATTSDGRASSQSLITVYSGYVYTTLNIPFSEVGHLTMNETDGLLSANPKITLPGTDPNGIVTDPAGRFLYTGDFTSGTISQFLINPISGALTANSVPTIAAGANARNLVVTPDGRYLYLASEGTQAIRAYSINGDGTLSFISSTPTNIGHSQVQISRDGNFVFYLRNTVTELVSYRINQTDGTLSLAGISPSFTNDGSGHVSTHPNGNFLYLGSYPSISVFNFDRITGNMGLVESVLHSKTINGSAIHPNGLFYYTVDMNDFSISLYQVNPITGRLTFVNTITGFSASSIRFIIIEPGGRYAYVADNGGDLKQFSINQTTGELTYLGGLSPGGFQWNLLFL, from the coding sequence TTGCTTAATCCTATCGTCCAACAGTTATTGTTTTTAGAAAAGGACAATAAATCTCAAAATTATTCTTTGCTTTGGGCCCTTCTCGGAAATCAAAATTTTTCTGTTGAATTGAATCGGAGTTGGGCTGGCATACGAAGAGGTGGATCTGTTCAACTACAAGGGCAATTGTTTGCCTACGGCCAAGCAACCGATTCTACATTTTTATGGTCAAGCAGTGATCCCACAGTGGCCTCTGTTGATGCAAGTGGTTTGGTCCAAGGGATCGGCAATGGAAAGGTATCCATCACTGCGACAACAAGTGATGGAAGGGCGAGTTCCCAAAGTCTCATCACTGTTTATTCTGGTTATGTATATACAACATTGAATATCCCTTTCAGTGAAGTAGGTCATTTAACAATGAACGAAACCGATGGGCTTCTTTCTGCGAATCCTAAAATTACTCTACCAGGAACTGACCCGAATGGAATCGTGACCGATCCTGCAGGAAGGTTTTTATATACAGGTGATTTTACTAGTGGGACTATCTCTCAGTTTCTCATCAATCCAATCAGTGGAGCGCTTACGGCAAATAGTGTTCCTACGATTGCTGCTGGTGCCAATGCTAGAAACTTAGTGGTCACTCCTGATGGTAGGTATTTGTATCTTGCATCAGAAGGAACACAGGCCATACGAGCCTATTCCATTAATGGAGATGGTACTCTTAGTTTTATAAGTTCGACTCCAACGAACATAGGACATTCCCAGGTTCAAATCTCTCGAGATGGAAATTTTGTTTTTTATTTGAGAAATACTGTAACGGAATTAGTTTCCTATCGAATCAATCAAACGGATGGAACTTTATCATTAGCTGGGATCAGTCCCTCTTTTACTAATGATGGATCCGGCCATGTATCAACCCATCCTAATGGAAATTTTTTGTATTTGGGTTCGTATCCTTCTATTTCCGTTTTTAATTTTGATAGAATCACGGGGAATATGGGACTTGTTGAATCGGTCCTTCATTCTAAGACGATCAATGGTTCTGCAATTCATCCAAATGGACTTTTTTATTATACAGTCGATATGAATGACTTTTCGATTTCTTTGTATCAGGTCAATCCAATCACTGGCAGGCTGACCTTTGTGAATACAATCACTGGATTTAGCGCATCAAGCATTCGATTTATCATCATTGAACCAGGTGGTAGGTATGCTTATGTTGCTGACAACGGAGGTGATTTGAAACAATTTAGCATCAACCAAACGACTGGCGAACTCACTTATTTAGGTGGATTATCACCAGGTGGTTTTCAATGGAATTTGCTTTTTCTCTAA
- a CDS encoding DUF2200 domain-containing protein: MEPTKEHNEKMAKMIFGSVYPLYVTKVERKGRTVKELNQVIEWLTSFDEKKIKEFIKENVTFETFFAKAKINPNASLIKGLICGYRVEEIQNPLTQQVRYLDKLVDELAKGKSLDKILRKP, translated from the coding sequence ATGGAACCAACAAAAGAACATAATGAAAAAATGGCTAAAATGATTTTTGGCTCCGTTTATCCATTGTATGTCACCAAAGTTGAAAGAAAAGGTAGGACTGTTAAAGAATTAAACCAAGTGATCGAATGGCTCACAAGTTTTGATGAAAAAAAAATCAAAGAATTCATTAAGGAAAATGTTACATTCGAAACTTTTTTCGCCAAAGCAAAAATAAATCCGAATGCCTCTCTTATCAAAGGATTGATCTGTGGGTATCGGGTAGAAGAAATCCAAAATCCTTTAACACAACAAGTCCGTTACTTGGATAAATTAGTCGATGAACTTGCAAAAGGAAAATCGCTGGATAAAATTTTAAGAAAACCCTAA